In Schistocerca cancellata isolate TAMUIC-IGC-003103 chromosome 7, iqSchCanc2.1, whole genome shotgun sequence, a genomic segment contains:
- the LOC126092516 gene encoding uncharacterized protein K02A2.6-like produces MVDASDFGIGAVLAHKDGSHDRPIAFASKLLSSKQRHYSQIEKEALALVFGVTKFHDFLYGRHFTIITDHKPLTSLFHPNKPVPPRTAQKFIRWSLFLSQYRYDILYRSTAKHGNADALSRLPVAEDKAFDSSELACMFIDAETDDVVESFPIDFRRVATATAADPVLATVLRFVTTQWPLSKSRIEDPMVRRFFAHKERLFVRRGVLLLRSDNDQSRVVVPRSLQSSVLKLLHQGHWGIVRTKQLARQHCTWFGIDAAITNMCSSCVACAEQQSAPPRKFFAWPKATSPWQRLHIDFAGPFWNARWLVVVDSFSNFPFVVRMSSTTSSATIQALSAIFCIEGLPQTIVSDNGPQFMSAEFQSFCKANGIQHLTSTPFSPQSNGAAERLVRTFKSQMLKLKESHSREDALLLFLSSYRSQPRDGRSPAELLHGRPHRTLMSLLHPPHQVPVQRQTPAFAPGDVVFYRNYRGSRRWLAGRILRCLGRAMYLVLGASGEVRRHLTQLRLCRRLGSAAPRLLSATEPSGQRPGDPSTGSPHPQVLPTMPSILPHGVAQPPSPQQPPPAPPAVDASLQPPTASLGHAPPIASRDQLSSAMELLPSPDPMASSRVGYPAAMEVEPSATPVSLRAHTPHVDVHPGVGFQAFPSSPRTEWPGAGGTASPVVRLPTSSHTSTWGPPHGGRKPYNTTVRRFAGEECGVTARHHTC; encoded by the coding sequence atggtagatgcatcggatttcgggatcggtgctgtgcttgcgcacaaagatggttcgcatgatcgccctattgcctttgcgtccaaattgctctcgtcaaagCAAAgacattattcccagatagagaaagaagctttggctctcgtgtttggtgttacaaagtttcacgatttcttgtatggtcgtcactttaccatcattacagaccacaaacctttgacatcgctttttcatccgaacaagcctgtacctccacgtacagcgcagaaattcattcgctggtctcttttcctctcgcagtaccgctacgatatcttgtaccggtccactgctaagcacggaaacgcagatgcgttgtcccgtttgcctgttgctgaggataaagcattcgattcttccgaacttgcttgcatgttcattgatgcggaaaccgatgacgtggtcgaatcgtttccgattgattttcgtcgtgtagctacagccacagctgcagaccctgtccttgctaccgttttgcgttttgttactacgcaatggcccttgtcgaagtcacggatcgaggatccgatggttcgccgattttttgctcacaaggagagactttttgtacgacgtggtgttttgttgttgcgttctgataatgatcagtctagggtcgtggtcccacgttcgttacagtcatctgtcttaaagcttctccaccaaggacattggggtatagtgcgtacgaaacaacttgctcgtcagcactgtacttggttcggaatcgatgctgcgattacgaatatgtgctcttcttgcgtggcgtgtgccgaacaacaatccgcaccgccgcggaaattctttgcatggccgaaagccacttccccttggcaacgcttacacatagattttgctggtccattctggaatgctcgatggttggttgttgtcgattccttcagtaattttccttttgttgtccggatgtcttccacgacgtcctctgccaccatccaagcgttgtctgctatcttttgcattgaaggtcttccgcagactattgtttctgacaatggtccacaattcatgtccgcagaatttcagtcattctgcaaggccaatggtattcaacatctgacatccacgccgttttcgcctcagtcaaacggtgccgctgaacgtttggtccggactttcaagtcacagatgttgaagttgaaagagtcgcattctcgggaggacgcgttgttgctctttttgtcttcgtatcgctctcagccccgcgatggtcgctcgccggctgagttgcttcacggtcgtcctcatcgaaccttgatgtctttgctgcatccgccgcatcaggttcctgtgcagcggcagactcctgcttttgctcctggcgacgttgtattctatcgcaactatcgcggttcacggcgttggctcgcagggcgcattcttcgctgcctcggccgcgcgatgtatttggttttgggggcctctggtgaggtgcgtcggcatctcactcagctgcgcctctgtcgtcgcctgggttctgccgctccccgtctgctttcagcgacggagccgtccggtcagcgccctggggacccatctactggctcgcctcatccccaggtgttaccgacgatgccttccattttgcctcatggcgtcgcgcagccgccgtcgccgcagcagccgccgccggcgccgcccgcagtggacgcttcgctgcagccgccaaccgcctccctgggtcacgcgccgccgatcgcttcccgtgaccagctgtcctccgccatggaactcttgccctctccggaccccatggcgtcatcgcgcgtcggataccccgccgcaatggaggtcgagccttcggccactcctgtctcattacgggcgcatacgccgcatgttgacgtgcaccctggagtaggtttccaggcgtttcctagctcccctcggaccgaatggccgggtgcgggtggcacagcctcgcctgttgttaggctccccacctcatcgcatacgtcaacatggggccctccccacggcgggcggaagccttataacacgaccgttcgccgatttgcgggggaggaatgtggtgtcaccgccagacaccacacttgctag